One segment of Coffea arabica cultivar ET-39 chromosome 7c, Coffea Arabica ET-39 HiFi, whole genome shotgun sequence DNA contains the following:
- the LOC113698662 gene encoding uncharacterized protein At1g66480-like, with translation MGNNITGAGGRKKAKVMKISGETFKLKTPVLAFDVVKDYPGHVLLESEAVKRHGIRAKPLEPREELKPKKIYFLVELPKLPEERAPRRARSAVHMNAKDRLECLMLSRRSGSDVSVQRQNPAGPVQVKMRLPRTQVEKLVGESRDETELAERIVDLCMKN, from the coding sequence ATGGGCAACAATATTACAGGAGCAGGAGGAAGAAAGAAGGCAAAGGTAATGAAGATTTCCGGTGAAACCTTCAAACTGAAAACACCTGTATTAGCTTTTGATGTGGTTAAGGACTACCCGGGTCATGTTTTGTTGGAATCAGAAGCAGTAAAGCGACATGGGATCAGAGCAAAGCCATTGGAGCCTCGAGAAGAGTTGAAGCCCAAGAAGATATATTTTCTTGTGGAATTGCCAAAGCTGCCCGAAGAAAGAGCGCCAAGGAGAGCAAGGTCTGCTGTTCACATGAACGCTAAGGACCGGCTCGAGTGCCTGATGTTGTCAAGAAGATCAGGCTCTGATGTTTCGGTTCAGAGACAAAATCCAGCAGGGCCTGTTCAGGTTAAGATGAGGCTGCCCAGAACCCAAGTAGAGAAGTTGGTAGGAGAAAGCAGAGATGAAACAGAGCTTGCTGAAAGAATTGTTGATCTTTGCATgaagaattaa